The DNA region TAAGATTTGAAATTgtcaataaaatcaaattgtGTAGTAAATGCACTTTAGAGAAACATTCATAAACCGCAGGGGACTGTGGAAGGACAGAAATTGAGATCTCAGGAATGACACTTGTAGGGTGTTTCGAAAAGACAAACCGCAGGGGACGTGAAGGATAATAACCCAATGACATTATTCAGAATTATGCTTACAGTAGTGTCTTTGATTTACCAGAACAGACACAACTCATTCATGGAAGCTCAAGCTTTCTGTCTGCAAAATGAAGCAACCCAGCAGCCCATTATcctttaaataaaaagagaatgTTTTGAGTTTGAGTGATTTAACCACTGAAGAATTTTACTGCAAGCTGATGACGTTAATGAAGCTTCTGTTTTACTTCCAAGATTAGGAGCCAATGCATGATGCAATTTACAACAACCTTGCTCAATTGCTTCCCCATTTCTCCCCCAATCTCTTATCTCCCTCTTCTCTCAGACACTAACAAGAAGTTAGCAGATACAACATGAAATTCTAACTACTAAGCATATTACATTTCTAACTTGTTTCAAGTACAGCATGAAACTTAATTTGGATAGACAATGAAATAAAGAGTACTTAAAGGTTTTACATATTAAACCAGCGGAGTGCTATAGAACTTGCTCATCCTCTTCTATGTTAGAAAGTTTACCGTTCATATGATCGATGCCGTTGCCTCTCAAGCCACCGAGACCATGGAAGGGCTGATGTTCTGGTTTTGTCGGGGCCTGCTCACTGGCGTTTTCACATTTAGGCCTGATCCGCCAAAGCAGAAGTACTGGTTCTTCATCCTCTTGGAGTCTTGTTTCCGAATTGTATTTGATGTTTCATCATTAAAAAGTTGTCTGGAGCAAGATGGTCTAGCAACTTCATTATCAATGAAAACACCCTTTTGTTTGTCCACTGAATTGGGAGAAGAAATGGATGATTTTGAGAAGGAACTCGAACGAGATCGCCCTTTAACAGTTGCTTGTGGCATGGCCTGTATAACTCCGTGCAATATTCCTGAAGCAAACTTCTTCTTGGCAGTAGGGCTTGATTGGTTACTCCTCACCGCTAGCGTCCGTTTATTGTTAGAAGCTGATACAGGATTTGAAAATCTCTGTCGCAGTGGAGTTGGGGTTTCATCTGATTTGTTACATTTCTTGTATGTTTCCCCTGAACCTTCATCTATtgatttctttctctctttcagTTTGGGCCAGTGGAAGACACCTATCAGTCTTTTTGCTGCAACGTTAACAGAACTTGGTTTTTTATCAACTGATGAACTTTGGTTCTCATTGGATAAATCAAACTGATTCAGTTCTGTTGAAGATGGATTCATTCTTCCACTACCTGGATCAGCAACATTGCCATCAATATCAATGCCTGTATACAGGAATATTTCTGTGTCAGAGATTCTAAATGAAGTTCCGGGACTGCTTCCACTCCCTAGCTTCCTTATGTGGGTGGCAATGGCTCTTCTTGCAGTATAATCCTGACTTCCGAATATTCCTCCAGCTGAAACCAAATGTCTGATTAGCATATCTGATGAAGCAGAATGTGGCCTTTGCTTGAGGAGGTCAAGTGGAGTCATGCCATCATTATCTCGCATGTTTATGTCGATTGATGGAGCAGACATCAAGAGTTGCACCAGTTCAGAATgaacatttccaatgatggccatGTGAAGTGCAGTCCTTCCATCATTGCTTTTGGCATTGATGATGTCTTCAATGTTGGAAATTGTCCCACAAACCAACTGCTTCATGAGCTTAACCTGCCGGTCTAATCTATGAAAAGCAGGAGTTTGGAAACCAGACACTGCTGAGTGGTGAAAAGTTTCTCCGGCACTGTTTCTTAAGGAGACCAGAGATGGAGATGCAAAAATCAGTGCTTCAACCGCATCAAGTCGGCCTCTGTAGGCTGCAACATGCAATGCTGTGTTGCCTTGATGGTCTGTAGAGTTGATGATATCATATGATGCTATAAGATCTTTCACTATCTGCATATACAACAATAATGATACTGGGGTAAATTATTTTGAAGGAAAAACATATAATCTGAATTTTGTAGATTTTTATTTGTAGATAGATTGTTTTTATGATTTACTGGGTGGGAGATCAGAGCATCCACTAATGCTTGAGATCAGAGAAATGCAGAATTATGGATATGAAAAGCTTTTAGAAAGTACCAAAGTGACCATAACTTTTCAGGGTAACCAATTAAAGGCATCTCTTACTTTGCAGTGAAAGGTGAGCGTTTAAACTTTTTGATCATCTACTACCTACTTCGATTTGTGATCATCTAAGAAATGGTGAATATTTTTTGACTTGATTCTCCTAACAAGTAAACTTGTGCAATCCTGAAACTTCAAATATTCTAGCTCTATTATAGTAGCAACCTGCGATCCATTTCCTTATGTTATAATGCCTACGATGAGAAGACATTTTCTGTGATTCATCATTACTGGTGCCCTGTTGTTCCTAATCATATTATGTTTAtggataaaatatattgaagcATAAATGCATGCTAAAGAATACTACTTTAAACAAACATCTAGTTTATATCTTTAAGTGAGAAAATATATTTCACTAGAATTGTGGTCAGTGAGAGGAGAAAGACAATGTAACTATATCATTATCAACCATATCAACTGATTAATCAGAATTAAATCAATATAAGGTAGAGAGGAGCAATCTCCAAAAGACTCCAAAACAAACAACACACAAAAAAAGAGGAGTTGGTGCCTCACCTCAACCTGGCCTCTACCCGCAGCGGCATGTAAGATGGTTGAGCCCTGCTTATCTCTAAAAGCTAGAACATCAGTGCAATCCTCAAGAAGTTCCTTCAAGATCTTCAAATTTCCTCCTCTAGCAGCAGCATGAACGGCTCTATTCTTCATCTCCCACCTGTAAACAGAAGGAATATCCCCAATGTTCTCCTCCAACTCTCCCTTTTTCGCTGTCAAAAACCGTGGAGATACAGCAAAATCATAGACTAGCCTGAAAACATCACAGTTTTTACTCCTGGCTGCAGCATAAAGTATGTCAGTAACACCATATTCTCCTTCTCCAAAAACAAGGAGTGGGTTCCTTTCAAGAAGCTGTTGAACAAAACCCAAGTCTCCAGCTGAGGCAGCAGTGTATATAAGCCATCCACCATAACCAGCTGTAATGAGAGAATTCTTTCCACTCTTGGATTTACATTCAAGAAATAGTTTTCTAGCAACCTTGGAACGACATTTGGCGACATCATCAAACTGTGCTTCATCATCCCACACAGTCTCAAGGCGGCGAATTCTCCTAAGAGAAGTGAGCTTGATGAGGTGATTGCCGTCAATGCGAAGAAGCTCCCTAACTAAGTCATAGTGGCCATTAGCAGCTGCCCAATCAATAGGAGAAGCATACCACCATTGATCTCCAGTGCTCTCCCAGCGAAGAGGGAAGTATGTAGGAGGCATCTTGTGAACACAAAGTAGAGCTAATAGGATTCAACTAGaaaaatatccttaaatttCAGGGAAATTAATCCAAACTGGAAGCACAATTTGGCACAACTCAAGAAGACAATAATACAACTACTGATCTGTTTTGGTTATTATAATCTGAGCCCGTTGGAACAAATTCATGCCTGAGAAACTAGCAACAGAGAGACTAAGAGTTAAAGAAAGTAAACCAAGAAGTagttatactaaataaatataataactaaaCTCTTCTGATTGGAGCTGTAAGAAATATTAACCTTTTCAACTCCAGGATATAATGCAAAAACATTAATACAGCTAATACAAGTAGAGCAACAACCAGATTTATCAggcaaaaaattatcaactaaCAAGACTTGCGAAAGTTATAGAAAAattgtattgaaaaaaaaatgagcaaACGAATAAAAACCTTTAAAGCCTGCCCCAAGAAGACAACTGAGAATAAGTTCTTGATATTAACAAAAGCAGTGGAACCTAACCTGAGAAGTCTgacaaagaaaatgaagaacaGATGAACAACAtgtgaaacaaataaataaataaataaacttgttGGTAGAGTGCAGATGACAAGAAGTGGTGgggaaaacaaataaacaaatatcaaatacATGATATTAGAAAGGAAATAGCAATGATTACTCACACAAATGAAGCTGGAAAAGCTAGCTTGCATGCCCCTTTGAGTAGAAGAAAATAGTTATAAGGGCCAAAACAAAAGCGCTGCAAGAACAAGACAGGAACAGATATTGGTCTTCAACATGATTTTAGGCTTTTCCGTGGAGGAGAacaaatagtaataaaaataataatatttagaaaaataaaaagataagataatataataaggTAAGATTCCTTTTATACAGTCTGATAATGTTGTTGAGGATGTAGAGAGGATGATGGTGATAGATGGGGTGGGGAGCATAAAGTGAAAGAGAGAGGTTTAACCTGATTTTTCTGAGGAGTTACCATGAGGGGTGGCAACTGTTGCAATAGTGACTCCATAGATTTTGCTGTTCATGCATAATCTTCAGTTATAATTAgcttaattaattttcccaACATTGCTAGATTAGAGATCCCTGATCCTTCAAAAGAGTAAATGTATTTTACACCAAAGGTTTGGCCAAAACCACTTTTCTATTCCTAATTAGAACAAATAATACTTTcctattcaaactcaaactcaattaaaaaataattaacgatgtaaagataaaatagtaattttattattaattaattttaaaaataaaaagtaacaattttttatcatacCCAAACGTTTTAAGTTCTATTCTTTGaagtataattgtcattttctaaGCACTTGGaggcaaattgatatttcaaataattctaAAAGATCTccaattttttttgaattttcaataatcacataaaatttttataaatatctctAATATACGATAggaataggggaaaaagaaatgagagtgaaaggaaaaaaaatctaagatttttttataatatagagattttaaagatgatttataatttttgataaattacggttatatgatatttttgaaaaataaaataatatagataaaatagtaattttattctttaacaCTGTTATTtcatttatagaatttaattttgaatgagaaaatatcacttatgtttgattttaggtgaaaatatgttatttattttagcctagtatgaaaaatgttttaagGCTAAACTTGGGTGTCAAAATGTGATTCACTCTCTTTTAACTTGATAATCTTAtagatagttttttttttttttataacgaaTTGCGTAAGAACCGAATTAACcgtattaaattagatatattttagatttagtaaccaatttcataattatataagataagagtttaattttagatattataaaaagatatttaacaTGGTTTCCATGAAGAAggccccttttttttttttttggtctaaaCTTGTAATAAAGCACAAGTCTAATGGCTAATTTACTTTAATCTTCAAGAAATTCATCTGCTTTGAAAGATTTGgtctaaaattaaaatgaaataaagaatgGTCGGTGACTTGTTAGACTAAACTTCCGTAAAATCTACCCCACCTGGCTCCGAACATATTAATTTCATCaactaaataatataaagtGTAATTTCAGCCCACCCACCCAccatttattatgtttattttgggGAGATATCGGTGTTAAAATCAACACGGTATACTATACGGACAAAACACAGCCTCAAAGCTTGACTCCTTGGTATTGAAAGGGCAATTCAAACAATGTGCAATGCAACATCCTTGTTTGGCATGAAAGAAAGCTGTTCGAAGATTTAAATGATTTCTTTGGTGAGCTCATGATTCATGCCACTTTGTACTAGAGAGTAGATTTTGAAGATGCTTGATTTCTAGTTCAACAGCCtacacaaaatattatttaaataatagtttgaataataaaaaatgaggtttcatatataaaaaattataagtttaaatcGCTTCTAATAatgtatcaaaatcaaactcttaacttatttgattATAAGGTCGATCATTGAACCTGAGATTTATTGATTGGTTCCACTATAATGTGACGGTATAACTCGAATAAGACttcttattatcaaataaaataaaaaacatatacaaaatatcaacccaaatgattaatttttgaagTAATTTTATCTATCCATCAAAGATCCAACTAATTTCGTGTTCGAAAGAGATGACAATTAAGATTTAGTAAGTAGTGTTATATTGGGTGAACTTTTTGTGTTgtgaaattttggttaaattttttttttacagaaaaTCCTATTCAGATCAGATCAGATCATtcatttaaaactaaatcaatcaaactgaataaataaaatcttgaaTCTAATGATTTATCTCACAACTATAGAATTAGATTAAATGCAACCCATTTGTTTTAAGGATTTCTAGTTTTTATCATTCAAGCTACTCTTTGGAATGCCTTTGGTGAACTTGGATTATTTGGTTTGCCACTTGGGAAGTCGGATAGAACCACCCAACTCAAAAAGCAATCAAGGCCATGTGAAGTGACGGGGGCAGGGCAGCTTTAGCTTTTTGAGAATGGCAAATCAAAAGGCTGCATCAAAGGTTGGGCAAACTTGctttttaaacaataataacaatccATACGATGTCAAATTTCATATCCCTGGttttgtataattttcatgCTTCCATTAGTCTCTTTCTTTGCTTTATCAAAGCATCATCCTTCACATGGGCAGTCTCAGTATTACCAAACCACCCAGTCCCAATGCATTAACACTGGTCTGCACTCTCACTGACTCAT from Mangifera indica cultivar Alphonso chromosome 8, CATAS_Mindica_2.1, whole genome shotgun sequence includes:
- the LOC123223865 gene encoding uncharacterized protein LOC123223865 — encoded protein: MPPTYFPLRWESTGDQWWYASPIDWAAANGHYDLVRELLRIDGNHLIKLTSLRRIRRLETVWDDEAQFDDVAKCRSKVARKLFLECKSKSGKNSLITAGYGGWLIYTAASAGDLGFVQQLLERNPLLVFGEGEYGVTDILYAAARSKNCDVFRLVYDFAVSPRFLTAKKGELEENIGDIPSVYRWEMKNRAVHAAARGGNLKILKELLEDCTDVLAFRDKQGSTILHAAAGRGQVEIVKDLIASYDIINSTDHQGNTALHVAAYRGRLDAVEALIFASPSLVSLRNSAGETFHHSAVSGFQTPAFHRLDRQVKLMKQLVCGTISNIEDIINAKSNDGRTALHMAIIGNVHSELVQLLMSAPSIDINMRDNDGMTPLDLLKQRPHSASSDMLIRHLVSAGGIFGSQDYTARRAIATHIRKLGSGSSPGTSFRISDTEIFLYTGIDIDGNVADPGSGRMNPSSTELNQFDLSNENQSSSVDKKPSSVNVAAKRLIGVFHWPKLKERKKSIDEGSGETYKKCNKSDETPTPLRQRFSNPVSASNNKRTLAVRSNQSSPTAKKKFASGILHGVIQAMPQATVKGRSRSSSFSKSSISSPNSVDKQKGVFIDNEVARPSCSRQLFNDETSNTIRKQDSKRMKNQYFCFGGSGLNVKTPVSRPRQNQNISPSMVSVA